From a region of the Fischerella sp. JS2 genome:
- the psaK gene encoding photosystem I reaction center subunit PsaK: MLTSTLLAAATTPLQWSPAVGVTMILCNILAILFGKFTIKYPNAEPALPSNQFFGGFGAPALLATTAFGHILGAGVILGLHNLGRL; the protein is encoded by the coding sequence TTGCTGACATCTACTTTACTAGCGGCTGCAACCACACCTCTGCAATGGAGTCCCGCTGTTGGGGTGACTATGATTCTCTGCAATATCCTTGCCATTCTCTTTGGCAAATTCACTATTAAATACCCCAATGCAGAACCTGCCTTGCCCTCAAACCAGTTCTTTGGCGGATTTGGAGCGCCAGCATTACTGGCTACTACGGCTTTTGGTCATATATTGGGAGCAGGCGTAATCTTAGGTCTGCACAACCTGGGAAGACTCTAA